Below is a window of Rhodopseudomonas sp. P2A-2r DNA.
TTGACATCGCGTCCTACGCCAGCGAGTCCGACGTCTGCATGTATTTCGGTTTGCAGAAGCATGCAGACGGGAGGACCTCAAGTTTCAGAACTGTCGACAATGAAGGCGATCTTTTTCGAGGAGGCTATTTGAGCCTTACACAGGACATAAGAGTCCTCAATGAACGTCTACCGCAGCTCATGCGCGTAGCCTTCGGCCGTTTGCTCGAACGACACAAGCTCGCCGCAGCCGATATCGATTGGATTCTCCCCCACTATTCATCGCAATGGTTCCGCCAACCCCTCCAAAATGGGCTGGCGGAACTCGGCTTTGTAGTTCCTTTCGAAAAATGGTTCACTAATCTTAGCAGCAAGGGAAACACCGGCTCCGCGGCGATGTACATCATGATCGATGAGCTGATGTCGACCGGCAAGGCCCACCGAGGACAACGCATCCTGTGCATCATTCCAGAAAGCGCACGGATGATGTTTGGTTTCGTCCATCTAACAGTCGTCTAGTTACCTCACAGGTCGAGGATCGCCGCAGATTTGCGGCGGCGTGGCCAGTTCATACGGTGCTCCATGAAGATCGGTGCCATCCCTGAAAACCTGCTCGAACGATTGGCCATGGTGTTCGGACTCGTACCGACTCCGTTTATTGACACGTTCAACGCGGTGATTGTTGCCCGCGCCGTGATGGTCGCAACCAAGCTCGATGTCTTCGATTCGCTGGCCTCGCGTCCGCTTTCCGCGACTGAGCTTGCTAAGCAACTCGGCCTGGATGCGGCTGCGCTCGAGAAGCTCCTAAACGTACTCGTCGCAATCGGTTACGTGAAAAATGGGCCCGCGGGCTTTGCGCCGACGCGCCTAGCCCGGAAATGGTTGATGCGCGACAGCCCGCGATCCATTCGCGACAATATGCTTCTCCGCTTCCTTGAGTGGCAGGCGATCGAAACCACCGAGGAATTCGTGCGTACCGGCAAAGCTCTCGATGTCCATGACCTCATTCGTGACGAGCAGTGGGCAGTCTATCAGCGAGGCATGAGGTCTCTGGCGCGCCTGTCAGCACCTGAGGTCGCCGCTCGGACACCCTGCTTGGGAAATCCCCTGACGATGTTGGATGTCGGGGGAGGGCATGGAGCTTATTCGGCGGCTTTCTGCCGCCGGCACCCTCAATTGAAGGCAACCATCCTCGACCTGCCCCAAGCAGTTGAAGTTGCCGTCCCGCTTGTGGCGGAGGAGGACCTCGAAGAGCGGATCGTTC
It encodes the following:
- a CDS encoding acetylserotonin O-methyltransferase, with the translated sequence MKIGAIPENLLERLAMVFGLVPTPFIDTFNAVIVARAVMVATKLDVFDSLASRPLSATELAKQLGLDAAALEKLLNVLVAIGYVKNGPAGFAPTRLARKWLMRDSPRSIRDNMLLRFLEWQAIETTEEFVRTGKALDVHDLIRDEQWAVYQRGMRSLARLSAPEVAARTPCLGNPLTMLDVGGGHGAYSAAFCRRHPQLKATILDLPQAVEVAVPLVAEEDLEERIVHKAGNALTEDLGRAVWDIILVSHLVHHFSDAQNRSLLKRAADALRPNGLIVILDVLRESSREVGSQTGALLDLYFAITSLSGTFSAEQIAGWLTPTHLGIERIIPLRSAPGISLVVAKKVADSKG